GTGAATAAAATTCACAAATAAGAGCACAAAAGAAAACAGAACAAACAAGAAACTCATTCATACAAAGATTGAGATTTATAGAAACTGAAAGTGCCTGCAATAAAATTGCAGGGTTTTAACCATTATCTAGGATAATAAACCGCACTAAAAGGTGGGGTTATAAACGAGTTATGCGGCAGCTTAAAAAAACAGACCGACACCACAATATAATAGAAAACGTATGACAATGAAGAAAATATTAATAATCGCTTTGACAATTTTAAACTTGACCACTTACGGACAAGACAAGTTTAATTACGTTCATTTCAACAAACTGACAGAAGTTGTCGGGACTGAATATGTAATTGCTTCAATTGAGAACTGGGGTAAAATGTTTGAAACAAAAAGTAGATACCTTTTATTCCTAAACACCAAGACTGGCGAATCAAAACAAGTTGACTTTCCAACTGACTCATGGACTGAAAAGCTTGAACAAATTAAAGTAGACAGTTTGGGAATTAATTTAATCATTGTTTCTGCAAGAACAGTTGATCTTGATGGAAAAAGTGGAATTGATTGGAATGACCCGACACAAATAATAGTTTTATCGCCAGACGGCAAAGAAAAAACTCAATTGACAGATGATAAGTTTTTTGTAAGGACATGGACAACTAACAAGTTGACTGGAACTATTGTGATTACTGGACATTATGACACAAATAATAATAACAAATATGATAAGACAGACAAAAATGAAATACACATATACGACTTAAAAACATTAAAGCTTAAAAACAAGATATGAAAAAATCGAGTAGGTAAGGGGGAATCTCACCCCCAAACCTCTCACAGAACCGTGCTTGAACCTCTCGATTCACACGGCTCTTCATAATAAAAGACAACGATTAAGGCATAAACCCTACTTTCCAATGCTCAAACATATACGGGTAGCGTTTGGCTATTGATTGTAGATATTTGTATGCATGGTACCAGTGCCTACGCCTAAATCTGCGATACTTGTTGCGTATCCATTTGGCTAATCGCTTGTTGAAATCACGAAATAAGTGTCGTAACTCCGACCTACGAAATTTTGAGTAGTAATTGAGCCAACCCCTGATTTTGGATTTCAAAATCTCCCCTATTCGGCTCAGGCTAAAGTAAGTCCAACGATGTATTTTGAGCTTTCGCAGCTCATCATTTATACGGGCTATACTTTTCTGACTAATGGCAGGAGAGAATCCCAGTTTTAGTTTGCCTCGCTCTTTAATTATTCTCGGTTTAAACGTGAAACCAAGGAAATCAAATTTCTGATAGTAAACTTTAAACGGTGGTCGTTTCTTCTGGTTTCGGCGACAGTAAACAATCTTTGTTTTGTCCTTGTTAACCTCAAGTTTACAAGTTCTGAATCGTTCTTTTATCGCTTCTAGCAGTCGCAGCGCTTCTTTGATATTGCTACAGTGTATAACAATGTCATCGGCATAGCGTTCGTAAACAACTTCGGGATTTCGCTTTTCAATCCACTTATCAAACACTACGTCTAGAAAAGTATTTGCCAAAATTGGGCTGATTACTCCGCCCTGTGGCGTTCCTACTCCGTTTGGGTGTTGAATAGTTCCATCGGTTTTCCGAACGGGTGCTTCTAGCCAGCGTTTACAGTACAGTAAGATATGTTTCTTATCTGTGTGCCATTGCACGGCTTTCATTAGCAAATCGTGGTCAACATTGTCGAAAAAGCCTTTAATATCAATATCTATCACCCAACTGTACTTCATACAGTTGATTCGACATTGCTCTATGGCTTGATGTGCAGATTTATTCGGGCGATAGCCATATGAACTATCGCTGAACGTTTTATCTACCATATTTTCCAGTTCAGCTGCAATTACTTGCTGTGCAACCCTGTCAATTACGATTGGAATGCCCAATGCTCGCAGTTTTCCGCATCCTTTTGATATTAAACTCTGGCGGACTGCTTTTGGGAAGTAACTCCCGCTTGCCATTCTGTTCCACAAAGGATACAGGTATTTGCGTTTGTTATTATCCACCTGCGCTATGCTTACATGGTCAATTCCATAGCTACCCCAATTGGCTCTTACTCGTTTAAAAGCTTCATTAATTTGCTCCGTCGTTATCGGTTGCGTCTTCTGTTCAATTTCGAAAATCATCCTTAAGTGATTTTAAGTTGTTATACAATTTTGAACCTATTATGTGAAGTCCTTCGCTTGTGAGGTCATTACTCCCGCTCTCTTGGATATTCTCGCTACTGCGACTTCATCTGCCACAGTGCTGTACTTCGCTACTTTTGGCGTTTTCCCTTCGGGATTTTCCACCGTTTGGCTTTACATTACAGCATTGCTTCTCCTGTTCCTTGACAGAGCCCAAACAGAGTTCTTGCCCTCTTTATGCCGTGCGGTGTGTAACCGTAAATCAGGTTAACCATTACACTCTTATTTCTCGGGGTCGCTCCCCCCTCGATTTTACCGCAGTAAACGTTATTTACGACACTTCAATAAGGGTTCACTTGCGTTCAACTCCTCTGCTCATACCATACAAGGCCTCGACATACGAACGTCTGGCTTTGCCTTGACCTTGACGCTAAGCACCGCACCGTGAAAGTGTAGCACCTCAAGGCGGTTTGGTAAATCTGCCTGAACAGCCTTTACCGATAGTCCAATTGTCTTGTTATTATTTCCTGTAACTCAGCCAGTCTGTTCGCTCGACCTCCGCAATTACACTGAAACAAAGCATGACAATACCTATCATCTCTCTCAAAGTTATGTTACCACTTCAAAGAACTTTTCATATCTTCGTATCCTGTGGTAACGCAGGACACACAGCATTTGCACAACATCAAAACCCATTTGAAGACAGATAAAAGGCTTTTGCACGACATCAAAACCGAATAGTGAGACCTTAATCGTGAAGAACGACACGCTAATCGTCTCAACCGGAACTATAATCGTGAGGAACGACATTGACCTATTCCTCACTTATCTTCTCAACTTTTTTGTCCAACAGCGTATATTATTGGCTAGGAATGCTAATTTTAGGTTAATTTTTTATTGCAAGCCTAACGCCTATTATATGCGTAAAATACTGATCCTCAGTGCTTTTTTCATTTACACCACCCTCCTATTTGCTCAGGTAAAGCAAAAGGGTACGCCGCTAATGCGCAACTTCATGAAGGTGGAATACGGCGGAGGTACGCAAAACTGGGGCATCAGCCAGGACTACAGGGGGTTCATCTACGTTGCCAACAACAACGGCTTACTGCAGTTCGACGGTAAGTTCTGGAACCTCAACTACATGCCCGATAGTAGCAAGCTTGTACGCTCAGTACTTTGCGTTGGCGATACCATTTTTACTGGCTCTTTCGACGAGTTTGGCTACTTTTTGCACGACAGGCAAAGGGGGCTGGTTTACCACTCGCTCATGCCGCTGCTCAACAAAAAGGTGACCGACATTGATGAGGTGTGGCGCATATACAAGTACGGCAACAAGGTTATATTCCAGAGCTTTACCAAGGTAATGGTGCTAGCGGGTGAACACATTACAGCCCTAACGCCGCCGGAACCGCTACAGTTTTCGTTCTTCATCGGGCAGCGCTACTATGTTCAGGGTAAGAGCGGCAACATCTACCTTTTCGACAACAACCGCTTTATTCCTTACAACGATCACGGCACCTTTAAGGGCATTCAGGTGTGGGCAGTGCTAAAGATTGATGCAGAAAAATACCTCTTTGCCACCATAAACCATGGCGTGTGGATATACGCCAACGACAAGTTTGTTCCATGGAACAACGAGGCTAACACATTCCTGAAGCGGAACCAAATATTCTCGGCGTCGGCCATTCCCGGTGGATACTACGCCTTTGGCACCATTCAGGATGGGCTGCTCATTACTAGGGAAAACGGCGACGTGGTGCAGTATGTGAACAACCGCAAGGGGCTGCAGAACAACACCATTTTAAGCACCTTTGTGGACGTTAACCACAACCTGTGGCTTGGTCTCGACAATGGTATCGACTACCTGGAACTCAACTCTCCCCTGTCCTATTACGACGAAGGTCTAGGGCTCCTAGGTGCCTGCTACGCGGTAAATATTTTCAACTCCAAACTCTACGTGGGCACCAACCAAGGAATATACGTTGCCCCGTGGGGTGAGAAGGCAAACATTCTCTCCGACCAGCCCTACTTTAAAAGGGTGGAGGACACCAAAGGACAGGTGTGGTCGCTCAGCATTATCGATGGTAACCTCTACTGCGGCCATAACTTTGGCACATTTCTGGTGGACGGCAGCGCCAAAAAAATATCTGAAAAGGAGGGCTCGTGGCAGTTTTTACGGCTGAGAAACCACCCCGACAAGATTATTGTGGGCAAGTATAGCGGGCTTCACCTCTACGAAAAGAAGAACGGTGTTTGGCAATTCTACAAGGAGGTAAAAGGGTTTAACGAATCGTCGAGATTGCTGGCCGAAGATGAGTATGAAAACCTTTGGATGGCTCATGGTTACAAGGGAATATTTAAGATTGTGCTCAACGAAGCCAAGGATAGCGTGGTTGCCTCTTACCTCTACGACCAGGCCAAGGGATTCCCACAAAAGGCTGGCATATCGGTTGACAAGGTTCGCAACCAAGTGGTGTTTATTACCAACCAGGGTATCTACCGCTACAACGCCATTACTGACAGAATGGAGCGCTACTCCGAATTTAACCGTATGCTAAAGGACTCGCTGAACATTCGTCGGCTAATTGAGGATAGGTATGGCAACATCTGGGTTCTGAAGAAAAACGATATAGCACTACTGAAGCACGAATCGCCCAACACATACAAGCTGGAATCGACACCGCTCACCAAATTTGGCAACAGCTTTGTGAATGCATACGAAAACATATTTGTGGAGGATATGGCCAACATTTTTGTGGGAACCGAATCAGGTGTAATCCACTACGACGCTACACTTCCCAACAACGACACCATACCTTACTCCTGCTACGTAAAGGAGATGCGGTCGCTGGCTTCCGACGGCCCAGTTTTCTTCAGCGATTACGGTGGAAGTAATGTTGCTAAAATAAGGATACCCTTCAGGCAGAACTCGGTAAGCTTTGAATACACATCACCCAAGTTTAACGAGCAAAATCTGCACTACAGCGTTTGGCTCGAGGGACACGATGCTCAGTGGTCCGCCTATACCACAGGTAACCATAAGGATTACACCAACCTTTCGCCTGGCCAGTATGTGTTTCACGTTAAGGCAATCGATTCGGAAAATAATGCGAGCAAGGAAGCACAAGTTAGCTTTACCATTGGCTACCCCTGGTACCTTACTAAATTGGCTTTTGTAGCCTACATCATTATGCTAATTGGGGCTGCCTTAATTACCCGTAAGGTGGTGAAGAAAAAGATTGCCCGAGCCACCACTAAGCTGCAAAAAGAGAAGGAACGGGAGCTAAAGGCACAGGAGGAGTCATACGAACGCGAAGCACTGCTTGCCGAGAAGGAGATAATAAAGCTGCGTAACGAAATGCTGCAGGCCGAGGTGGAAAAGAAGAAAATTGACGTTGAAGGCAAGAACCGCGAGTTGGCCAGCATTGCGCTTCACATTACTCACAAAAACGAGTTCTTGAGCAAAATTAAAGTTAAGCTGGAGGCTGTGGCCAAGAAGATAAATCCGGTATCGCAGCGAGAGGTGCTGGAGTTGATTCACACCATAGAGTCCGACATCAAGCTCGACAACGAGTGGCAGCGCTTTGAGTTGCACTTCGACGAGGTGCATGGCAATTTCCTCCGAAAGATGAAGGATGCCTACCCGAGCCTTACTCCTCACGAGCTAAAAATGTGTGCCTACTTAAGACTAAATATGACCACCAAGGATATTGCACAAATGCTAAACATAAGCGTACGTGGGGTGGAAATCAGCCGCTACCGGTTGCGTAAGAAGCTGGGAATTGAGAGTGAGACCAACCTAATCGATTTTATGCTCAGTTTTTAGGAGGTATTTAGGGACTTAGGCTTTAAGGTATGTTTGTGTTAAACTTCAGGCGATTTCAGGTTCAAATATTGTAACACCTTTTTGTAATTGCGGTGCATAGCAGGTGAGGTTCAATGAACAGTTACGGTCCGTGCACCGCTCGCTTTTGGAACTGCATCTACCCCCACCCTGAAGTGCGGGGAAATATTCTTTTGACAAATTTGTCATTGTTCAGAAACATAAAATTTTACGGCCATACAATCGCGTTATTCTTTATCTTCCTTTAATTCCAAATTATTGGAACGCCGCACTCCGACTTCCTCAATCTTCCTATAACTCCTTTATTTATCTTACTGCTTCATAAGCAATGTGGAAACTTGCCCAGCCTTATATTTTAGAATTAGCATATGCATACCAGCAGACAAAGCGGTAACGTCAATAGTTTGTTTGGAGCCATCCATGGCTATCTCCTGCCTTCCAAGCATATCTAAAACAATAATCTGTTCTGGCTCTCCTGCACCTTGAGGAGTTTGAATGGTAATCATGCTTGAGCATGGATTTGGGTATACTGTAACCTTCGACAAAAGGCTGGGTGTGATGGCAGCCGTTGCAATGGGGTCCTTAGTAATCTCTATATTGTCGAGCCATAGCGAGTCGCTTGCTACCTTTCCATAAAAACCATAGTCCACAAAAAAGCGGATACCTGCTATGGCACTTTGGTTTACCGTGCTTCCATACACGGGAGTGTTGGAACCCCAATTGTTGGTAAAATCGAACTGGTAGCAGTGGAAGTCACCGTTGGGTAAGGTTGGAGTGAACCGAAATACTGGGGTAACGTCGGTATACTTCCCATCGATATCGAAAAGGTCAGCCCGCACAACCACCGAGTTGCTAAGATTTAAGGTCTTCATCCAAATGGCAAGGTTGGAAAGGTTGCTCATGCTCACCGGATTGGAAAAGGTAAAGTCCACGTGAGGATTTACAGATGGGTCAACTATATTATACTTAATAAGCAGGAGCGTATCCTGCTTACTCAGTGTAATGGTATTGCCTCCATTGGAATAGGGAGTCCAGCCCTCCGTTCCCGAAGAGCTGAAATCCACTACAGTATATTTGTCGCCAGACGGTGCAGTTATCACTGCAACACTTTTGGAATAGATACCTCCAGCATCGGGATGGGTTATTTCAACCTGCACATCCCCAGCACTGGTTCCCCAGTTAACCACAATTTGGTTAGTTCCATCGCCGGACACAATGGTGGCTCCAGCAGGAACTGTCCAGTGATAGGTGGCACCCACAATATTTTGGGTTTTGAAAACCAAGCCAGCTGCATTAGGACTAACATTAGCCGGACCATCCACGGCAATTTGGTCCTTTGTAATATACTGGTAAACGCGAGCATAATCCACATCCATTTCCTGTGGCCAGATGTTTGGATCGACTCCTTGAGCACCTCCCCAATCGCCACCAACGGCAAGGTTGAGTATGAAGTGGAATGGCTGGTCGAAGGGCCAAACTTTATAGCCAGTGTGCTCATTGGCAAAGGAGAAATACTTCACATCATCCACAAAAAAATCAATTGTTTCAGCAGTCCACTCAATAGCGTAGGTGTGAAACGCCGTTTCAGCATCTGCCACCACGTAGGTACTGGTTTTTTGAGTGCCTATGGTATGGTTGTATGCCTCGGTATGAATGCTACCATGCACATTTCCGGGATCGTAACCTACATACTCCATAATGTCTATCTCACCGCTTGATGGCCAGCTACCATAAACCCAAGTGGTGGGAAGCATCCAAATGGCAGGCCAAGTGCCCTTTCCACCGGGAAGTTTTGCCCTAACCTCGAAACGACCGTAGCGCCAATCGCCCTTGTTTGTTGTAACAAGCCGAGCAGAGGTGTAGCCCATCCCTTGATACGACTCCTTGCGAGCCTCAATAATGAGATTTCCGTTTTCACAGCGGGCATTCTCCAATCTTGCGTTGGTGTAGTACTCCAGCTCGTTGTTTCCCCAGCCACTACCCCCAACATCATACCCCCAGCGGGTAGCATCGGGCAAGCCGGTATTGCTGAACTCATCGTTCCAAACCATCACCTGAATTTGGGAGAAGGCTGGAATATTCAGCACCATTAGGAAAATGATAAATATATAGCTCTGTTTCATCTTCAAATTTATTATCGAAATCTACAAAAGAATTAAGAAAAAAGAGAACGCCGGGGATAATGAAGCGATATCCCCGCCGCCGCCCTATTGGGCCAACCTAAAGTCTAACCCAAGCAAATCAGAAGAATTAGAACCAACAAACACCTTAAAATCTCCAGGTTCTGCCTTGAATTCCATGTCTCTGGTGTAAAATGCCAGATCGTGAGCCGTGAGTTTGAACTTAACGTTGGCCTCTTCACCAACCTTTAAAAATATCTTCTTAATTCCCTTTAACTCCTTAACTGGACGAGTAACACTGCCAACCATATCGCGTATGTAGAGCTGTACAACCTCAGCCCCGTCATACTTTCCAGTATTTTTTACCTTTACAGAAACCGTAAGGGTATCGTTCATGCCAATGGTTGGGCTGCTAATTCCAAAGTCTGTATAGTCGAACTTGGTATAGCTTAATCCATAACCAAACGGATAGAGCGGGGTATTGGGGCTATCGATATACTTGGAAGTATAGCGCA
The nucleotide sequence above comes from Williamwhitmania sp.. Encoded proteins:
- a CDS encoding triple tyrosine motif-containing protein; this translates as MRKILILSAFFIYTTLLFAQVKQKGTPLMRNFMKVEYGGGTQNWGISQDYRGFIYVANNNGLLQFDGKFWNLNYMPDSSKLVRSVLCVGDTIFTGSFDEFGYFLHDRQRGLVYHSLMPLLNKKVTDIDEVWRIYKYGNKVIFQSFTKVMVLAGEHITALTPPEPLQFSFFIGQRYYVQGKSGNIYLFDNNRFIPYNDHGTFKGIQVWAVLKIDAEKYLFATINHGVWIYANDKFVPWNNEANTFLKRNQIFSASAIPGGYYAFGTIQDGLLITRENGDVVQYVNNRKGLQNNTILSTFVDVNHNLWLGLDNGIDYLELNSPLSYYDEGLGLLGACYAVNIFNSKLYVGTNQGIYVAPWGEKANILSDQPYFKRVEDTKGQVWSLSIIDGNLYCGHNFGTFLVDGSAKKISEKEGSWQFLRLRNHPDKIIVGKYSGLHLYEKKNGVWQFYKEVKGFNESSRLLAEDEYENLWMAHGYKGIFKIVLNEAKDSVVASYLYDQAKGFPQKAGISVDKVRNQVVFITNQGIYRYNAITDRMERYSEFNRMLKDSLNIRRLIEDRYGNIWVLKKNDIALLKHESPNTYKLESTPLTKFGNSFVNAYENIFVEDMANIFVGTESGVIHYDATLPNNDTIPYSCYVKEMRSLASDGPVFFSDYGGSNVAKIRIPFRQNSVSFEYTSPKFNEQNLHYSVWLEGHDAQWSAYTTGNHKDYTNLSPGQYVFHVKAIDSENNASKEAQVSFTIGYPWYLTKLAFVAYIIMLIGAALITRKVVKKKIARATTKLQKEKERELKAQEESYEREALLAEKEIIKLRNEMLQAEVEKKKIDVEGKNRELASIALHITHKNEFLSKIKVKLEAVAKKINPVSQREVLELIHTIESDIKLDNEWQRFELHFDEVHGNFLRKMKDAYPSLTPHELKMCAYLRLNMTTKDIAQMLNISVRGVEISRYRLRKKLGIESETNLIDFMLSF
- the ltrA gene encoding group II intron reverse transcriptase/maturase — protein: MIFEIEQKTQPITTEQINEAFKRVRANWGSYGIDHVSIAQVDNNKRKYLYPLWNRMASGSYFPKAVRQSLISKGCGKLRALGIPIVIDRVAQQVIAAELENMVDKTFSDSSYGYRPNKSAHQAIEQCRINCMKYSWVIDIDIKGFFDNVDHDLLMKAVQWHTDKKHILLYCKRWLEAPVRKTDGTIQHPNGVGTPQGGVISPILANTFLDVVFDKWIEKRNPEVVYERYADDIVIHCSNIKEALRLLEAIKERFRTCKLEVNKDKTKIVYCRRNQKKRPPFKVYYQKFDFLGFTFKPRIIKERGKLKLGFSPAISQKSIARINDELRKLKIHRWTYFSLSRIGEILKSKIRGWLNYYSKFRRSELRHLFRDFNKRLAKWIRNKYRRFRRRHWYHAYKYLQSIAKRYPYMFEHWKVGFMP
- a CDS encoding family 16 glycosylhydrolase — its product is MKQSYIFIIFLMVLNIPAFSQIQVMVWNDEFSNTGLPDATRWGYDVGGSGWGNNELEYYTNARLENARCENGNLIIEARKESYQGMGYTSARLVTTNKGDWRYGRFEVRAKLPGGKGTWPAIWMLPTTWVYGSWPSSGEIDIMEYVGYDPGNVHGSIHTEAYNHTIGTQKTSTYVVADAETAFHTYAIEWTAETIDFFVDDVKYFSFANEHTGYKVWPFDQPFHFILNLAVGGDWGGAQGVDPNIWPQEMDVDYARVYQYITKDQIAVDGPANVSPNAAGLVFKTQNIVGATYHWTVPAGATIVSGDGTNQIVVNWGTSAGDVQVEITHPDAGGIYSKSVAVITAPSGDKYTVVDFSSSGTEGWTPYSNGGNTITLSKQDTLLLIKYNIVDPSVNPHVDFTFSNPVSMSNLSNLAIWMKTLNLSNSVVVRADLFDIDGKYTDVTPVFRFTPTLPNGDFHCYQFDFTNNWGSNTPVYGSTVNQSAIAGIRFFVDYGFYGKVASDSLWLDNIEITKDPIATAAITPSLLSKVTVYPNPCSSMITIQTPQGAGEPEQIIVLDMLGRQEIAMDGSKQTIDVTALSAGMHMLILKYKAGQVSTLLMKQ